One genomic segment of Hypanus sabinus isolate sHypSab1 unplaced genomic scaffold, sHypSab1.hap1 scaffold_600, whole genome shotgun sequence includes these proteins:
- the LOC132389556 gene encoding carcinoembryonic antigen-related cell adhesion molecule 5-like, with protein sequence MINEITSSPFSLHVSYGPDRPSVITQPHTSFYIAGSTIRITCSTESRPDAELNWEQNGARLQSGHEVVLDSVSVAHTGKYTCEAYNRVTKRNNASTTEIIVFETVTGVTVVASDPNPLEDPDTITLSCHASGTVQTRTWVKDNQPIQENGRIFTSPDKAKLTIIRANRNDAGTYKCIASNSFSSGAGVTNVQVYCTFDTKTVNSSEYYENVQMDEQGARNNAQDGDSTYTGRGI encoded by the exons ATGATTAACGAAATCACAAGCTCTCCGTTTTCTCTTCATGTCAGCT ACGGACCGGATCGTCCATCCGTCATCACTCAACCGCACACATCTTTTTACATTGCCGGAAGCACGATCAGGATAACATGTTCCACGGAGTCCCGcccagatgctgaattgaattggGAACAGAATGGTGCCCGCCTACAAAGTGGGCATGAGGTCGTCCTCGACAGCGTCTCTGTGGCCCACACGGGAAAGTATACTTGTGAGGCCTATAACAGGGTTACAAAAAGGAATAATGCCTCAACCACGGAAATCATTGTGTTCG agacagtgacTGGGGTTACTGTCGTGGCCAGTGATCCCAACCCCCTTGAAGACCccgataccatcacactcagctgTCACGCGTCGGGCACTGTTCAGACACGGACATGGGTCAAGGATAACCAACCCATCCAGGAAAACGGCAGAATATTTACATCTCCCGACAAGGCGAAACTGACTATAATCAGAGCTAACAGAAACGACGCAGGGACGTACAAGTGCATCGCCAGCAATTCATTCAGCAGTGGCGCTGGAGTGACCAACGTGCAAGTTTACT GCACCTTCGATACAAAGACCGTAAACTCATCAGAATATTATGAAAATGTCCAAATGGATGAACAG GGTGCAAGGAACAATGCGCAGGATGGAGACTCCACTTATACG